In a genomic window of Mycolicibacterium neoaurum VKM Ac-1815D:
- a CDS encoding dihydrofolate reductase, with protein MKLIWAQSTSGVIGRANGIPWRLPEDQARFKELTLGQTVVMGRLTWESLPAAVRPLPGRRNIVVSRDPDYQAAGAEVVTELPADIDGWVIGGAQLYGQAVTSADRCEVTEIEIDLVRDDEDAVAPVLDETWTGTVGDWLTSSSGLRYRFSSYVR; from the coding sequence GTGAAGCTGATCTGGGCACAGTCGACATCCGGTGTCATCGGCCGGGCCAACGGCATCCCGTGGCGGCTGCCCGAGGACCAGGCGCGCTTCAAGGAGCTGACGCTGGGGCAGACCGTCGTCATGGGCAGGTTGACCTGGGAGTCGCTGCCCGCCGCGGTGCGCCCGTTGCCGGGACGTCGCAACATCGTGGTGTCCCGTGACCCGGACTATCAAGCAGCAGGCGCCGAGGTGGTCACCGAACTCCCTGCCGATATCGACGGCTGGGTGATCGGTGGCGCGCAGCTCTACGGCCAGGCGGTGACGTCGGCGGATCGTTGCGAGGTCACCGAGATCGAGATCGACCTGGTGCGCGATGACGAGGACGCGGTTGCCCCGGTGCTCGACGAGACGTGGACCGGCACCGTCGGAGACTGGCTGACCAGTAGTTCGGGGCTGCGGTACCGATTCTCCAGTTACGTGCGCTGA
- a CDS encoding META domain-containing protein, protein MRIAWLPLAVAALAGCGGVADAQDPTPEGRTFVSVGVVGEPIPGGGPLTLEFRDGHISAFAGCNRGSATADLSGGHLSTGELATTMMACPPPFSEADAWMTRLLQARPGWTLTDDDLTLTTAATTVTLRDKSVLDPDRPVVGTSWRVDTLISGDAAMTSVALEQAKPGLTVRDDDTVVGWTGCNTFYGRATAVAGVITFGPINTSGPACPGEVGQIERSVLDVLTGEVTAIVEADRLTLTNAEGNGLALRAE, encoded by the coding sequence ATGCGCATCGCATGGCTCCCCCTGGCGGTCGCGGCTCTCGCAGGCTGCGGCGGCGTGGCCGATGCGCAAGACCCCACCCCGGAAGGCCGGACCTTCGTATCGGTCGGTGTCGTCGGCGAACCGATCCCCGGTGGCGGGCCGCTGACGCTGGAGTTCCGCGACGGCCATATCTCGGCCTTCGCCGGATGCAACCGTGGATCGGCCACCGCCGACCTGTCCGGCGGGCACCTGAGTACCGGGGAACTCGCGACCACCATGATGGCCTGCCCGCCACCCTTCTCCGAAGCCGATGCCTGGATGACGCGACTGCTGCAGGCCCGGCCGGGGTGGACGTTGACCGATGACGATCTCACCCTGACCACCGCCGCCACGACGGTGACCCTGCGTGACAAGTCCGTCCTCGATCCCGACCGGCCGGTCGTCGGCACCAGTTGGCGGGTGGACACCCTGATCTCGGGCGACGCGGCGATGACATCGGTGGCCCTGGAACAGGCCAAACCCGGGTTGACCGTCCGTGATGACGACACCGTGGTCGGTTGGACAGGGTGTAACACCTTCTATGGTCGCGCCACGGCCGTGGCCGGCGTCATCACCTTCGGGCCGATCAACACCAGTGGTCCGGCCTGCCCCGGCGAGGTCGGCCAGATCGAGCGATCGGTCCTGGATGTGCTCACCGGTGAGGTGACGGCGATCGTCGAGGCCGATCGGTTGACGCTGACCAACGCCGAAGGCAATGGATTGGCACTGCGCGCCGAGTAG
- the dapB gene encoding 4-hydroxy-tetrahydrodipicolinate reductase — translation MRVAVLGAHGKVGATMVEAVRDAADLELSAEVDAGDPMSRLTESGTEVVIDFTHPDVVMDNLKFVIDNGIHAVVGTTGFTEERIATVRGWLADAPGSAVLIAPNFAIGAVLSMHFAKLAARHFESVEVIELHHPHKADAPSGTATRTAALIAEARKGLPPSPDATSTGLEGARGADVDGVRVHSVRLAGLIAHQEVLLGTQGETLTIRHDSLDRTSFVPGVLLGVRQIAGRPGLTVGIEPLLDLS, via the coding sequence ATGCGAGTCGCAGTGTTGGGTGCCCACGGCAAGGTCGGCGCCACCATGGTCGAGGCCGTCCGGGATGCCGCCGATCTCGAGCTCTCCGCCGAGGTGGACGCCGGGGATCCGATGAGCCGGCTGACCGAGAGCGGTACCGAGGTCGTCATCGATTTCACCCATCCCGATGTGGTGATGGACAACCTGAAGTTCGTCATCGACAACGGTATTCACGCGGTGGTGGGTACCACCGGTTTCACCGAGGAGCGCATCGCCACCGTGCGCGGGTGGCTGGCCGACGCGCCCGGATCTGCCGTCCTGATCGCGCCGAACTTTGCCATCGGCGCCGTGCTGAGCATGCACTTCGCCAAGCTGGCGGCGCGCCACTTCGAGTCGGTCGAAGTCATCGAACTGCATCACCCGCACAAGGCGGATGCGCCCTCGGGTACCGCCACCCGCACCGCAGCGCTGATCGCCGAGGCGCGAAAGGGGCTGCCGCCCAGCCCCGACGCCACCAGTACCGGGTTGGAGGGTGCGCGCGGCGCCGATGTCGACGGGGTCCGGGTGCATTCGGTCCGGCTGGCCGGGTTGATCGCCCACCAAGAGGTGCTGTTGGGTACGCAGGGGGAGACCTTGACCATTCGTCACGACAGCCTCGACCGCACCTCCTTCGTGCCCGGCGTCCTGCTCGGCGTGCGACAGATCGCCGGACGTCCTGGCCTGACTGTCGGGATTGAGCCTCTGCTCGACCTGTCATGA
- a CDS encoding dienelactone hydrolase family protein, which translates to MPTTTDTITTADGSCRVTVATPDGDGPWPAVVMYPDAGGARRTFDEMAAQLAGYGYVVLVPDVYYRQADWAPFDMATVFGDEAERRRLFGMMKGITPDVMAADAAAFFDYLGARPDVVGERFGTTGYCMGGRTSLIIAGRVPERVAAAMSFHGGGLATDQPDSPHLLADDIRAVVYVGGAQDDASFTATQARTLERALTAAGVEHTIEFYSAAHGFAVPDNAPYDAAAAARHWEAMSAVFGRALG; encoded by the coding sequence ATGCCCACCACCACGGACACCATCACCACTGCTGACGGCTCCTGCCGGGTCACCGTGGCCACCCCGGACGGCGACGGTCCCTGGCCTGCCGTCGTGATGTACCCCGACGCCGGCGGCGCGCGCAGAACCTTCGACGAGATGGCCGCCCAGCTCGCCGGGTACGGCTACGTGGTACTGGTGCCCGATGTCTACTACCGCCAGGCCGACTGGGCGCCGTTCGACATGGCCACAGTCTTCGGCGACGAGGCCGAACGCAGGCGGCTGTTCGGGATGATGAAAGGCATCACCCCCGACGTGATGGCCGCCGATGCGGCAGCCTTCTTCGACTATCTGGGCGCCCGCCCCGATGTCGTCGGCGAACGTTTCGGTACCACCGGTTACTGCATGGGTGGGCGCACGTCGCTGATCATCGCGGGGCGGGTGCCCGAGCGGGTGGCGGCGGCGATGTCGTTCCACGGCGGCGGGCTTGCCACCGACCAACCCGACAGCCCGCACCTGCTGGCCGACGATATTCGGGCTGTCGTCTATGTGGGCGGGGCGCAGGATGACGCGTCGTTCACCGCGACGCAAGCCCGAACCCTTGAACGGGCGTTGACGGCGGCCGGTGTCGAGCACACAATCGAATTCTATTCCGCAGCACATGGATTCGCGGTGCCGGACAATGCCCCATACGATGCTGCGGCGGCGGCGCGGCACTGGGAGGCGATGAGCGCGGTGTTCGGGCGCGCGCTCGGCTGA
- a CDS encoding WXG100-like domain-containing protein — MTTRDVDPETFYAVGKRLYELAGDMYDAFNVNVRILAETGEMAGSDDAGTAWAESYDSRVGEVLGAVNDLTVAMENYGGVVIQAGHNHAMAEHNATPGAGAPPVKPPEPTSVAGILSVPPSAGGPGEGLLDNLMGLVDQIGVPVPDGNTDKLDKAAQAWDRLATVYQTTTVVEALEVNAQRFADTKTPEVEFIARDLRELKDATSAILDGCAELSKSCADYKTALGELRNNLEGILEDLAEELATTVLIGIAASVVSAGFGAVAATAKAANSITKFARTIGLAIASWKLSKNINKGVQKVADIAKVRKQLERIKNLGRKGKKDEPNVPPPVSPPGVQPGWPARPADRGPGTVYQKPNSPGDSNSVRIMEPGADPRYPNGYVKFTNEHNQPINLDGKPGPRAETHIPRNPDGSYPIPKGWPR, encoded by the coding sequence GTGACGACCCGAGACGTCGATCCAGAGACGTTCTACGCCGTTGGAAAGCGTCTCTACGAACTCGCCGGCGACATGTATGACGCATTCAATGTGAACGTTCGGATCCTGGCTGAGACCGGGGAGATGGCCGGTAGCGACGATGCTGGCACAGCGTGGGCCGAGTCCTACGACTCGCGAGTGGGCGAGGTATTGGGCGCGGTCAACGACCTGACCGTGGCCATGGAGAACTATGGCGGCGTCGTCATTCAGGCGGGCCACAACCACGCCATGGCGGAGCACAATGCGACGCCCGGGGCGGGAGCCCCACCGGTAAAGCCACCCGAGCCGACCAGCGTCGCCGGAATCCTGAGCGTGCCGCCGTCGGCCGGCGGGCCCGGCGAAGGCCTTCTCGACAATCTGATGGGTTTGGTCGACCAGATAGGTGTCCCCGTCCCTGACGGCAACACCGACAAGCTCGACAAGGCTGCCCAGGCCTGGGATCGGCTCGCCACGGTGTACCAAACCACGACGGTGGTCGAGGCGCTGGAGGTTAACGCACAGCGATTCGCCGACACAAAAACGCCAGAGGTCGAATTCATCGCGCGCGATCTACGAGAATTGAAGGATGCGACCAGCGCAATCCTCGACGGGTGCGCCGAATTGTCGAAGTCCTGCGCCGATTACAAGACCGCACTCGGCGAGCTCCGCAACAATCTGGAGGGCATCCTCGAGGACCTGGCCGAGGAACTCGCGACGACCGTCCTGATCGGCATAGCGGCATCGGTGGTGTCAGCCGGATTTGGTGCGGTGGCAGCCACCGCCAAAGCCGCGAACTCCATCACCAAGTTCGCCCGCACCATCGGCCTCGCCATCGCGTCATGGAAGCTGTCCAAGAACATCAACAAAGGCGTGCAGAAGGTTGCGGACATCGCGAAGGTCCGCAAGCAGCTGGAGCGCATCAAGAATCTCGGCCGGAAAGGCAAGAAGGATGAGCCAAACGTCCCGCCCCCTGTCTCGCCACCGGGTGTACAACCTGGTTGGCCAGCACGCCCTGCCGACAGAGGCCCCGGCACCGTCTACCAGAAACCAAATTCGCCCGGCGACTCAAATTCCGTACGTATCATGGAACCGGGCGCGGACCCTCGGTATCCGAACGGGTACGTGAAGTTCACCAACGAGCACAATCAGCCGATAAATCTCGACGGAAAGCCTGGGCCACGGGCTGAAACTCATATTCCTCGAAACCCTGATGGTTCATACCCGATTCCGAAAGGATGGCCTCGATGA
- a CDS encoding winged helix-turn-helix domain-containing protein produces MATLTPAQARRLAVAAQGFHEPKPRGPVTRAHLKRLVARTQVLQLDSVSVSVRAHYAPVFSRLGPYDRDVLDRAAWSHSARSPRLLTEYWAHEAALMSVEDWPLMRWRMREFQHGRWGSEIVKRNGRLAEDVIAAVAELGPSTAGQIEAHLQTEPRGRKGPWWDRSDTKWVAEALWSAGVLTTATRIGFARHYDLTERVLPPEVLAREVSDEEAVRELMLRAAGALGIGTEPDLRDYFRLSPKLSKPALAALVADGELEAVEVDGWGAQAYLVPGRTIPRRDRGTALLCPFDPLIFFRPRVQRLFDGFHYRIEIYTPAPKRQFGYYVWPFLLDGQLVGRVDLKRADGALHVLGAFTEDGHDRGHVAAAMAPELTAMARWLGLDDVAVGHRGELCGPLRAALRTAG; encoded by the coding sequence GTGGCGACCCTGACCCCAGCACAGGCCCGCCGGCTCGCCGTGGCCGCACAGGGATTCCATGAACCCAAACCGCGCGGTCCCGTCACCCGCGCGCATCTCAAACGGTTGGTCGCACGCACGCAGGTGCTGCAACTGGACTCGGTGTCGGTCTCGGTGCGTGCGCACTACGCGCCGGTGTTCAGCCGGCTGGGCCCCTACGACCGGGACGTACTCGACCGCGCCGCCTGGAGCCACAGCGCCAGGTCCCCACGATTGCTGACCGAGTATTGGGCACACGAAGCGGCCCTGATGTCGGTGGAGGACTGGCCGTTGATGCGCTGGCGGATGCGGGAGTTCCAGCACGGCCGTTGGGGTAGCGAGATCGTCAAGAGGAATGGCCGGCTCGCCGAGGACGTCATCGCCGCGGTCGCCGAGCTCGGGCCGTCGACCGCCGGCCAGATCGAGGCCCACCTGCAGACCGAACCGCGCGGCCGTAAAGGGCCGTGGTGGGACCGCAGCGATACCAAGTGGGTGGCCGAGGCGCTGTGGTCGGCAGGCGTGCTCACCACGGCGACGCGGATCGGGTTCGCCCGCCACTACGACCTCACCGAGCGGGTGTTGCCGCCGGAGGTGCTGGCCCGGGAGGTCTCCGACGAGGAGGCGGTGCGTGAGTTGATGCTGCGGGCGGCCGGCGCGCTGGGTATCGGCACCGAACCGGATCTGCGCGATTACTTCCGGCTGAGCCCGAAGCTGAGCAAGCCAGCGCTGGCCGCGCTGGTGGCCGACGGCGAATTGGAGGCCGTCGAGGTGGACGGGTGGGGCGCGCAGGCCTACCTGGTGCCGGGCCGGACGATCCCGCGCCGAGATCGCGGGACGGCGCTGTTGTGTCCATTCGACCCGTTGATCTTCTTCCGCCCACGGGTACAGCGCTTGTTCGACGGATTCCACTACCGCATCGAGATCTACACCCCGGCCCCCAAACGCCAGTTCGGGTACTACGTGTGGCCATTTCTGCTGGACGGGCAACTGGTCGGCCGTGTCGACCTCAAGCGCGCCGACGGCGCCCTGCACGTTCTGGGTGCGTTCACCGAGGACGGGCACGATCGTGGGCACGTCGCCGCCGCCATGGCACCGGAGCTGACGGCGATGGCGCGCTGGCTGGGGCTCGATGACGTCGCCGTGGGGCATCGCGGCGAGCTATGTGGGCCGCTGCGCGCAGCATTGCGGACCGCTGGTTGA
- a CDS encoding thymidylate synthase, whose product MEQGTPKSDRTGTGTRSVFGHQLRYDLNAGFPLITTKKVHTKSIVYELLWFLRGDSNVRWLQERGVTIWDEWASETGDLGPVYGVQWRSWPTPSGDHIDQISAALELLKRDPDSRRNIVSAWNVGEIPQMALPPCHAFFQFYVADGRLSCQLYQRSADLFLGVPFNIASYALLTHMMAAQAGLGVGEFIWTGGDCHIYDNHVEQVTLQLSRDPRPYPELVLAPRDSIFDYTYEDIAIVNYDPHPGIKAPVAV is encoded by the coding sequence ATGGAGCAGGGCACCCCGAAATCCGATCGCACCGGCACCGGTACCCGCAGCGTGTTCGGACACCAGCTGCGCTATGACCTGAATGCCGGATTCCCGCTGATCACCACCAAGAAGGTGCACACCAAGTCGATCGTCTACGAGTTGCTGTGGTTTTTGCGCGGTGATTCCAACGTGCGTTGGCTGCAGGAGCGCGGAGTCACGATCTGGGACGAATGGGCCTCTGAGACAGGCGATCTCGGCCCGGTCTACGGCGTGCAATGGCGATCCTGGCCGACCCCGTCCGGTGATCACATCGACCAGATCTCGGCAGCGCTCGAACTGCTCAAACGTGACCCCGACTCCCGACGCAACATCGTCTCGGCATGGAATGTCGGCGAGATCCCGCAGATGGCGCTGCCGCCATGTCACGCGTTTTTCCAGTTTTATGTCGCCGACGGCCGACTGTCCTGTCAGCTGTACCAACGCAGCGCCGACCTGTTCCTGGGCGTGCCGTTCAACATCGCCAGTTACGCCCTGCTGACCCACATGATGGCCGCCCAGGCCGGTCTGGGTGTCGGTGAGTTCATCTGGACCGGCGGTGACTGCCACATCTACGACAACCACGTCGAGCAGGTGACGTTGCAGCTGTCGCGGGATCCGCGTCCCTACCCGGAACTCGTTCTGGCCCCGCGTGATTCGATCTTCGACTACACCTATGAGGATATCGCCATCGTGAACTACGACCCGCATCCGGGGATCAAGGCCCCGGTGGCGGTGTGA
- a CDS encoding SDR family oxidoreductase, with translation MHDTQIALVTGASRGIGAEVAQQLAHPGTRVINAPDIADETAAESVIADIRHRFGRLDTLILNAPGVLEHDARAAIRVNRDAQRRIVELAMPLMPIGGRVVFVTSHQAHFYPHKAVPKGYAPIAASMRAGETAMYGMRYEFNRRGIHFTVVSGNMIDGAYFAPPPSADGFAAAVAGAAQSEYHPGIVYVGGGSQYLCSA, from the coding sequence ATGCACGACACCCAGATTGCCTTGGTGACCGGCGCGTCCCGAGGTATCGGTGCCGAGGTCGCCCAGCAGTTGGCGCACCCGGGTACCCGTGTCATCAATGCTCCCGACATCGCCGACGAGACGGCCGCGGAGTCGGTGATCGCCGATATCCGGCATCGGTTCGGACGGCTGGACACCTTGATCCTGAACGCTCCCGGCGTCCTGGAACACGACGCCCGCGCAGCGATACGGGTCAACCGTGATGCTCAGCGTCGGATCGTGGAACTGGCCATGCCGCTGATGCCGATCGGTGGACGAGTCGTGTTCGTCACGAGCCACCAGGCGCACTTCTATCCGCACAAGGCGGTCCCCAAGGGCTATGCCCCGATCGCGGCGAGCATGCGCGCGGGGGAGACGGCCATGTACGGCATGCGTTACGAATTCAACCGGCGCGGAATCCATTTCACCGTTGTCTCGGGCAACATGATCGACGGCGCGTACTTCGCGCCGCCGCCATCGGCCGACGGTTTTGCCGCTGCGGTCGCCGGTGCGGCGCAGTCGGAGTACCACCCCGGCATCGTCTACGTCGGCGGCGGTTCGCAGTACCTCTGCTCGGCCTAG
- a CDS encoding GGDEF domain-containing protein encodes MTRASSKGTLLGMSGRDRQWWQQSDQFHWFSAYLQDRDLALQWRLATFTFTVLFASVPVLMMGSPLGPSANATRTLAVLVSVLAVAAGSVWLFGWPSRGRSLAYHAICSGSIALGCLTLSGPYGGLMGCAMFAAIGGMLAYFHALIHVLANFVVAATCVAVTAWRLHADTGDTALVVASVLVVLGLNLGVPFGIHALVHSLHSDLRLADHDPLTGLANRRSFYNAVHELVLSRAGISIPFNVTMIDIDDFKKLNDSRGHAAGDAALVGIGAVLQRLCAPGALVGRIGGEEFVVADIAPKEQHAAAAESIRHGISALPGQLTASLGCCTATLAADAAFPAFLDEMIAIADAAMYRSKRAGGDQVQYVELADDGDTLSTSP; translated from the coding sequence ATGACGCGGGCGTCGTCAAAAGGCACACTGTTAGGAATGTCCGGGCGGGACCGACAGTGGTGGCAACAAAGCGATCAATTCCACTGGTTCAGCGCCTATCTGCAGGACCGTGACCTCGCGCTGCAGTGGCGGCTGGCCACCTTCACCTTCACGGTGCTGTTTGCTTCGGTACCGGTGCTGATGATGGGCAGCCCGCTCGGTCCCAGCGCGAACGCAACCCGCACGCTGGCCGTCCTGGTGTCGGTCCTGGCTGTCGCGGCGGGATCGGTGTGGCTGTTCGGCTGGCCCAGCCGTGGGCGCTCGTTGGCGTACCACGCGATCTGCAGCGGCTCCATCGCATTGGGCTGTCTGACGCTCTCCGGTCCCTATGGCGGTCTCATGGGTTGCGCGATGTTCGCCGCCATCGGCGGCATGCTCGCCTACTTCCACGCGCTCATCCATGTGTTGGCCAATTTCGTCGTCGCCGCCACGTGCGTGGCCGTCACGGCGTGGCGTCTACACGCTGATACCGGCGACACCGCTCTGGTCGTCGCATCGGTCCTGGTGGTACTGGGCCTCAACCTCGGTGTGCCGTTCGGCATCCACGCGCTGGTGCATTCATTGCATTCCGATCTGAGGCTGGCCGACCACGACCCGTTGACGGGGCTGGCGAATCGACGATCGTTCTACAACGCGGTGCACGAACTCGTCCTGTCCCGCGCCGGTATATCCATCCCGTTCAACGTCACGATGATCGATATTGATGACTTCAAGAAACTGAACGACAGCCGGGGGCACGCTGCCGGCGACGCGGCGCTGGTTGGTATCGGTGCTGTGCTGCAACGGCTCTGCGCGCCGGGCGCCCTCGTGGGGCGCATCGGCGGTGAGGAGTTCGTGGTCGCCGACATCGCTCCGAAGGAGCAGCACGCGGCCGCGGCCGAGAGCATCCGGCACGGCATCTCGGCGCTGCCGGGGCAGCTCACCGCGAGCCTGGGCTGTTGCACCGCGACGTTGGCGGCCGATGCTGCGTTCCCGGCGTTCCTGGACGAGATGATCGCGATCGCCGATGCCGCGATGTATCGGTCGAAGCGGGCCGGAGGCGACCAGGTGCAGTACGTGGAACTGGCCGATGACGGTGACACTCTCTCCACCTCACCGTGA
- a CDS encoding flavodoxin family protein, whose product MFEAVLAGATDPEIEGVEVVRRPALTVSAAEMLTADGYLLGSPVNLGYISGALKHAFDQSYYQLLDSTRGRPFGLFLHGNEGTEGAVRAVDGITSGLGWQKAAEHVVVSGAPGKADLQACWNLGAAIAAGLMDAP is encoded by the coding sequence ATGTTCGAGGCGGTGCTGGCCGGCGCCACCGATCCCGAGATCGAGGGTGTCGAGGTGGTACGGCGGCCGGCCCTGACGGTGTCGGCGGCAGAGATGCTCACCGCGGACGGCTATCTGCTGGGTTCGCCGGTGAACCTTGGTTACATCTCCGGCGCGCTCAAACACGCTTTCGACCAGAGCTATTACCAGCTGCTCGACAGCACCCGCGGACGCCCGTTCGGACTGTTCCTGCACGGCAACGAGGGCACCGAGGGTGCGGTGCGCGCGGTCGACGGCATCACATCCGGCCTGGGCTGGCAGAAGGCAGCCGAACATGTGGTGGTCTCCGGCGCACCCGGTAAGGCCGATCTGCAGGCCTGCTGGAACCTCGGCGCGGCGATTGCGGCCGGCCTGATGGACGCGCCCTGA
- a CDS encoding DUF6188 family protein, producing the protein MNINLAGKTLAAANVEYTVGLQLSDDYFIRIESPFEIVSPGSVIKLSPEDDAAPNFEPLIKLVGQRIIEAEISDKGTLEVHFENSVSLSVEADPEYEAWTVTGPAGLIIVCLAGGELSVWNAKIEGRDNTPRP; encoded by the coding sequence ATGAATATCAACTTGGCCGGCAAGACGCTTGCAGCCGCGAACGTCGAGTACACCGTAGGGCTACAGCTATCAGACGACTATTTCATTCGAATCGAATCGCCGTTCGAGATTGTTTCACCTGGTTCAGTAATCAAGCTTTCGCCTGAAGATGACGCGGCCCCAAACTTCGAGCCGTTGATCAAACTTGTAGGACAGCGCATTATCGAAGCGGAAATTAGCGATAAAGGTACATTGGAGGTCCATTTCGAGAACAGCGTTTCACTGTCGGTTGAAGCCGATCCGGAGTATGAGGCCTGGACCGTCACAGGGCCCGCGGGACTGATCATCGTCTGTTTGGCAGGCGGCGAGCTGTCTGTGTGGAACGCCAAGATCGAGGGCCGAGATAACACACCTCGCCCGTGA